The Halomicrobium zhouii region GCGTCGCGGTCAACAGCCCCGCCGTCGCGGCGAGCGAGGTGATGGCGACGCCGTCGATCAGGCCGGCGCCGACGGTCTCGGAGATGGCGCCGCCCTGGGTGAGCGCGCCGAGCGCTGCGAGGATGCCGATGAGGAACGCCGCCCGCATCGTCGAGATGGCGTTGGCGCCGATGGCGGGTGCGAACGGCGGCGAGTTACTGTTGGCACCGAGGGTCCACGCCGTGACCAGGCCGGTGATCGTCGCGAGGGCCACGAGGCCCCAGAAGATGGCGTCTACCACGGTCAGTGGCTCCGTCCCCGGGGTCCGGGAACGCGGCACCTGATTTCGATCATCGTCGGTACCGTCGCCCCGAACGTGGAAAGTAGTGACGCACCCACCGACGTCGCCTGCCCGGCCTTACCTATCCAATTAGGCCGCGTTGTTTTTACACGGTTGTTCCTTTAGTTTACTATGTCCGACGTACTTCGACAGGTGGGGATCGATGACCGCTGACAACACCACTGTCGTCGCCCGTTCGCATTCGGCCGAGGATCTGGACGAGGTGTTCGACGCGCTCGCCCACCGCTATCGACGAGCGATCATCGAGGTCATGGAGTGGGGCGAACCGGCGACGCTCGAGGACCTCGTCACCCTGATAACCGACAGCGACGACTCCGCGGCGGCCAGTGACGTTCGCACGGCGCTCGTCCACAACCACCTTCCACGGCTCGCCGAGGCCGACGTGATCACCTACGACGCCGAGGCACGCGTGGCCGAACTCGACGACGCCGCCGCCGAACGCTCGATCCTGGCGGCCATTCGTGGGCCGAACTGAACGCGGCCACTCTCGATCGTCACGCTACGCAGTCTCTGCTTTCTCCGCTGTTCGCAGCGCTCCCCATCTTCTGGCCGGGCCAATCACAGGCTCGCCGTCTCGCGGGTCGTTCCTCCACGCTCGACGAAAAGCCGGCCCGGGCTTCGGCTGCGCCAGCCTACTGCTCGCGGCTGACGCCGCTCGCATATCGGTGGTTCCTCACTCCGCTCGGAACCACCCTACTCACGGTTCACTGCGTTCACCGTTCGTTATCTAGCAGGTCGCTCGCAGAGCGACCAGCCTACGCCTCGTCCAGCAGCGTCTCGCCGTCGGCCACGAACTCGGCGACGGTGTCCAGATCCAGCGTCACGCCGAGGCCGGGGTCGTCGGACAGTGGGACGGCGCCGTCCTCGATGACCGAGTCCTCCTCGACGAACTCGGGCCAGTCCGGGTCGTCGCGGCCGTGCCACTCCAGGGCGAGGAAGTTCGGGATGGCGGCGCCGACGTGGGCGCCGGCGACCGTCCCGAGCGGCGAGGAGACGTTGTGGAGCGCGACGGGGATGTAGTAGTCCGAGGCGCTCCACGCCGTCCGCGCCGTCTCGAACATCCCGCCGAACTTGGGCATGTCGGGCTGGAGGATGTCGACGGCCTGCTCCTCGATGAGCTGGCGGACGCCGTGGGTGCGGTAGAGGTTCTCGCCGGCACAGATGGACGTCTCCGACGCCCTGGTGACCTCGCGCTGGACGTCGAGGTTCTCCGGCGGGACGACGTCCTCGAGCCACCAGACGTCGTACTCCTCGACGGCGTGGGCGAGCTTGGTCGCGCTCTCGCCGGCGTAGTTCCAGTGGCAGTCGAAGGCGACGTCGGCGTCGTGGCCGACGCGCTCGGTGACGGCCTCGACGACGCTCGCCTTGTAGTCGATGGCCTCGGCGTTGAGGTGGCGGTTGTGCCGGTCCTTCTCGTAGCGTTTGCTCGCGTCGAGGTCGAACTTGATCGCGTCGAACCCTTCGTCGACGACCACCTCGGCGGCGTCGGCGTAGCTCTCGGGCGCGTAGATGTCGACGTCGTGGGCGTCCCGGTCGGCCGGGTCGTGGGCGCCGCCGAGGTGAGCACCGGCGTGGCAGTCGACGTACACCCGCGGCGCGTCGCGGAACTTCCCGCCGAGTAGCTGGTAGGCCGGCTGGTCTTCGAGCTTGCCCGCCAGGTCGTGGAGCGCGACGTCGATGCCGGCGATGGCCGACACCGTCGTCCCCGCGAGCGACCCGGTCGCCGAGGTGTACTCGAACAGTTCGTGGACCAGCGGCCCGATGTCGCGCGGGTCCTCGCCGAGCAGGCGGTCGCGGCACTCGCCCTCGACGATGTCGCCGACGCCGCCGCCCCAGTAGGCCTCGCCCGTGCCCGTCACGCCTGCGTCCGTATACACGCGGACGAACGTCCACGACCAGTCAGCGTCGACTTGCGTCGCCTGCACGTCCGTGATCTCGACGTCTTCCATGACTTCGGGTTTTCGGGGTACGCTAATGAAGCCCATGGCTACTGCCGGATCGATCGCAGGAACACCGACGGCGCCGAACCGTGGTCTAGCTGGTGCCTAAACCCGCGATATTCTCGGCCGTCGGTGACTGCGGACCGGGGACCGGTGACATCGACGTCACGTGGTCACAATCGTGTAGCAGAAAAGACACATACGGGGGCGCCGGAGTAGCAGTCGATGACAGACACCCAGCGAATTCTCGTCACCGGTGCGACGGGGAACCAGGGCGGTGCGGTCGTCGACCACCTGCTCGCGGCCGAGCAGTCCTTCGACGTCCGCGGTTTGACCAGGGACGCGGGCAGCGACGCCGCCGCGGCGCTCGAAGATCGCGGCGTGACGATGGTCGAGGGCGACCTCGACGACCCGGACTCCTTCCGGGCCCACGTCGCCGACGCGGACGCGGTGTTCGCCGTCACCAACTTCTGGACCCAGGGGTACGACGCTCAGGTCCAGCAGGGACAGAACCTCGCCGACGTCGCCGCCGAGGAGGGCGTCGACCAGTTCGTCTTCAGCGGCGTCGGGAGCCACGAGCGCGACACCGGCGTCCCACACTTCGACTCGGCCTGGGACATCGAGCAGTACGCCCAGGACCTGGACTTCCCGATGACGGTGCTCCAGCCCGTCTTCTTCTTCGAGAACTTCGAGGCGTTCGCGGAGGACGTCGTCGAGGACGGTCAGGTCGCGCTCCCGCTCGCCGAGGGCGTCTCCCTGCAGATGGTCGGCGTCGACGACCTCGGTCACGCCGCCGCAGTCGCCTTCGCGAACCCCGACGAGTTCGTGGGCGAGCGATTCGAACTCGCCGGCGACGAGCTGACACTGGACGAGACGGCCGACGTGCTCTCCGAGGTCACCGGCGTCGACGTCGAGGCGGTCCACGTCCCCATCGAGGACGCCTACGACTCCTTCGGCGAGGAGTTCACCGTCATGTGCGAGTGGTTCAACGAGGTCGGCTACGACGCGGACGTCGACGCCCTCGAGGACCGTTTCGGCTTCGCCTTCACCGACCTGGAGACGTACCTCCGCGAGAACGGCTGGGCGGACAAGCAGGGGATGGCGTCGGTGCCCGGCTGGGTCAAGGCGATGCAGTAAGCGCCGCGCCCACTCCCACTCGACCGCACTAGGCCTGCGATTCGTCGTACTGGCGCGCGATCAGTTCGATCCAGCCGAACTTCAGCCCCATCGAGGCCGCCAGCGCGACCGTCGCCCGGACCGGCTGTCGCCTGTAGGCGGCCAGCAGCGCGTAGCAAAACGTCGGCACGTTGGCGACGTTGAGCACGTTGGGCCAGCCGAGGTTCATCGTCGCGTTCCCCTCCGCGAGCCACCACCGCTCGGCCTCCACGGCGCGTTTCATCCAGCTCTCGGCCTCCGGGTCGGGGCGGCCGAACAGTACCGGATTGAGGGCCGTGAACGCCACGGCGAAGACGAACAGCCGCCAGCTCCGCCGGTAGAGCGCGAGGAGGAGCAGCGGTCCAGTGAGCGTCCGCGACCAGCCGCTCTTCGGATTCGAGTGTCGCGACCAGAACGCGTCTTCGAGGCAGTCCCGCAGGTCGCCCTCGGCAGTCCTCGTCATACCCGTACCTGTGCGCGCAGAGGTCAAAAACCTGCGCGACGCGGCGTCTCTCGCTTTCTCTCCGACGGGGATTGCGACGTCGCCCTGCACGATGACCGAACCGCTCACCTGCCCGCCAGTACGAACCAGATACGTACCCGTCGAATCCAAATAGCCTGCGTAAGCGACGCCCTCTATAGCGCCCGGAGACTCCGTCGAACCGAGGGACGACGTGCCGGTCGCGGAAAACGAACACGGCACCCGCTCCCCGTCCGACAATGACACAGACGCAGTTCGCCCACCCGAAATCCAACAGAACTGACTTCGACATCGGCCTCGTCTTCGCGGACCAGCGCACCGGCGACCTCCGGAAGGTCGTCTACGCCGACGACCGCGTGGTGCTCGTCCGGGACGAGACGGCCCACTCGACGCTCGTTCCACGCGAGGCGTTCGTCGCCGAGCTCGACGCCCGCTACCGCCGGCGTCCGGCGGCGGACCCCGACGTCGCCGGCGGGCCGTTCGAACGGTTGCAGGACCTGCTCGCCGAGTACGAGCGCCAGGACGGCCGTAAAGCCGAGCACAAGGCCGACGCCCTTCGCGAGGCACTCGGTCGGGTCGAAAATCCCGACGACGACGAACCGGTCTCCCCGGAGGTCCCCTTCGAAGCCGTCGACGGCATCGGTCCCTCGACGGCGGCGAAGCTCCGGTCCCGGGGGTTCGTCACCGAAGCGGACGTCAGGACGGCCTCGGACGACGCCCTGCTCGGCGTGGCCGGCGTCGGTCCGGCGAACCTGACCGCGATACGCGAGTTCGTCGACTGAGGTACCACCGACGGCGGTAATCCACCGTTTTTTCGTGACCTGCAGACGGACGTCGAGTAACCCCCGGTTACGGTGTTCGATCGCCCGTTCCGTTCTCGGCGCGACGGTCGAGCGGTGCCGCCTCCGCCGATTCTCCGCCCGGGCGACGGAACGCACTCCTGGTGCCGACGCGACCAGATTCGCCGCTCGCGAATGTCTCGCCCTTTCCGGTGAAGCGATTCATCCTCCGGGAATACGCCGCGGTTACGCCGGGCCGGTACCAGGTTACTCCAATCTGGATACCAGTCCTCTCTGGATTCCTACCGACTGGTCGCGGCATACGTACGACGATAAAGAATTAGGAGGACCCCTTAACCCCGAAAGCGCCGTTCAGTGGAGTATGGAATCAGAGAGCGTTCACGCACGTTCGAACCGGACGAATCCGGTCCTCGTCGCCCTGGCCTCCGCACGCCGCCGGATCGCACTCGCCGCACTCGTCGACGAACCAGGCCCCGTCTCCGTCGGGGTCCTCGCGAAGCGCGTCGCCGACGACCGGGACGCCGCGTCGACCGACGTGACCGACGACCGACGCGAACACGTCGCCCTCGTCCACCACGAACTGCCGAAACTCGACGCGACCGGCCTCGTCGAGTGGGACCGCGACGCCGACACCGTCGCGGCCGCCGACCACCCCGCGCTCGATAGTCCGCAGGTCCGTCGCGTCCTGGCGGCGCCCGAGGCGGAGTGGGACGACGTCCTGGAGTGTCTGGCCCACGACCGCCGCCGGACAGCCCTCTCCATCGTCGTCGACCACGGCGGCGCCATCGGCCGCCGGAACCTCGCACGGCGGACCCTCGCCCGCGAGCGGGACGCCCCGACGTCGTCGCTCTCGGCGAACGACGTCGACGAGGTGCTCGCGTCGCTGTACCACGTTCACCTGCCGAAACTCCGCGACGCCGGACTCGTCGTCGACGACGGCCTCGAGACGGTCCGGTACGCCGACCACCCGGACCTGGACGAGGAGTCGCTGACGCTCGACGCCAGCCAGGGCGCCGCACCGACGGCGCTCGTCTCACAGTAACTCAGGGCCGACTAGACTTTCCGAGACGGAGCGCCCTGATCCGCCTTCTCGACTCTCTGCTCACAGAGTCTTCGCTTCGGCCGGCGCCTGCCGCTGCTCACGGCTCGCGTTGCTCGCCGCTCGCTTGTTTGACGTCCCATCGCTTCGCTCGGCGACGTCCTGCTCGCGTGTCGCTCACTTCGTTCGCTCCCGCTCGCAATACGCAGGCCCCTCGCTCCGCTCGGCGCCTGCCGCTGCTCACGGGTCACTCCGTTCCCCGTTCGCTCGTGAGATGGTTCCTCGCTCCGCTCGGAACCATCCTGCTCGCGTGTCGCTCACTTCGTTCGCTCCCGCTCGCAATACGCAGGCCCCTCGCTCCGCTCGGCGCCTGCCGCTGCTCACGGGTCACTCCGTTCCCCGTTCGCTCGTGAGATGGTTCCTCGCTCCGCTCGGAACCATCCTGCTCGCGTGTCGCTCACTTCGTTCGCTCCCGCTCGCAGTAAGACGGGCCGCTCACTGCGTTCGCGCCCCGTCCTTCCCCCGAACAATCTTGTATCCAGCACTCCCACCCTCACCAACGACGAATTTCCGATGACGGATCGCTACAACCACGCACAGGTCCGGGAGTACTGGCAACACGTCTGGGAACGGGAGGGGGTGTACGAACTCGACGAGGAGGCCGCGGATCCGACGTACGTCCTGGGGATGTTCCCCTACACGTCGGGGGCGCTCCACATGGGCCACGTCCGCAACTACGCCATCACGGACGCCTACGCCCGCTACCGCCGGATGCAGGGCGACGACGTCCTCCACCCGATGGGGTGGGACGCCTTCGGCCTGCCGGCGGAGAACGCCGCCTACGAGCGCGACACCGACCCCGAGTCCTGGACCCGGAGCTGTATCGAGCGGATGCGCGAGGAACTGGAGACGATGGGCTTCGGCTACGACTGGTCCCGGGAGATCACCACCTGCGACCCCGAGTACTACCGCTGGAACCAGTGGCTGTTCGGGCAACTGTACGACGAGGGACTGGTCGAGTACGAGGGCGCCGCCGTGAACTGGTGTCCCGACTGCGAGACGGTGCTGGCCGACGCGCAGGTCGTGACCGACGGCGAAGACGGCAGCCACGGCGGCAGCGGCGGCGAATCCCACGCGCACGTCGAGGGAACGTGCTGGCGTTGCGAGACGCCCGTCGAACGGCGCGAACTCGACCAGTGGTTCTTCGCGATCACGGACTACGCCGACGAACTCGTCGACGGCCTCGACGACCTCGGCGGCTGGCCCGAGGGCGTCCGGGACAGCCAGCGCAACTGGATCGGCCGACGGGAGGGCGCCGAAATTTCCTTCGAGATTGCCGGCCACGGCGCGGTCGACGTGTTCACCACCCGGCCGGACACCGTCTTCGGCGCGACGTACCTGGCGGTCTCCCCGGGCCACGAACTGGCCGACGAACTCGCGAGTGACGATTCTGCCGTCGCTGAATACGTAGACCGGGTGCGAAACGGGCCGGACGGTGCGGAGGGCGCCACCGACGACACCTCCGGTATCGAGACCGACGCTGTCGCCGTCCACCCACTCACGGGCGAGGAACTCCCCGTCTACGTCGCCGACTACGTCCTCGACGACGTGGGGACGGGCGCGGTCATGGGCGTGCCGGCCCACAACCAGCGCGACCACGCCTTCGCGACGGCCCACGACCTGCCCATCGAGCAGGTGGTCGAACCTGTCGGGAGCGAGGCCGAAACGGCACGTCCCGACGAGCCGTTCACGGGGGAAGGGATGCTGACCGACAGCGGCGACTACGACGGCCTGGCCAGCGCCGCTGCGACCGAGCGACTTCTCGACGAGGACGCGTTCGAGGAAGCGACGACCTACCGCCTCCGGGACTGGCTCATCTCCCGGCAGCGCTACTGGGGGACGCCGATTCCGGTGGTCCACTGCGAGGAGTGCGGGCCTGTGCTGGTCCCGGAGGACGACCTCCCGGTCGAACTCCCCGAGTTCGTCCAGACGACCGGGAACCCGCTCGAGGCGGTCGAGGAGTGGAAGCGGGTCGACTGCCCCGACTGCGGCGGCCCGGCCGAGCGCGAGACGGACACGATGGACACCTTCGTCGACTCCTCGTGGTACTACCTCCGGTATCTGAGTCCACACCTCGATTCGGCTCCCTTCGACCAGGGGAAAGCCGACGAGTGGCTCCCCGTCGACGTCTACGTCGGCGGCGAGGAACACGCCGTGCTCCACCTGCTGTACATCCGCTTTTTCGCCCGGGCGCTGGCCGACGCGGGTCTCCTCGACCGCCGGGAACCCGTCGACCGGCTCATCAACCAGGGGACGGTGCTCCACGGCGGCGAGAAGATGTCCAAGTCGAAGGGCAACGCCGTCGCGCCCCACGAGTACGGCGCCGAGACGACGCGACTGTTCGTCCTCTCGGCGGCCCACCCCCAGCAGGACTTCGAGTGGACGGTCAAGGACGTGCGGTCGGCCTACGACTTCCAGCAGGAGATCTACGGGATGGTCGCGGAGTACGCCGACGGTGCGAGGGGACGGACCGAGAAAGCGCCCCACGACGCCTACCTCGAACGCGAAATCGACCGCACCGTCGCCGCCGTCACCGACGAGTACGAGCGATTCCGTTTCCACCAGGTCGTCGGCGAACTCCAGTCGTTCGCTCGCCTGCTCCGTCGCTACCGTTCCTACGACGAGCCCTACCGCTTCGCCTACAGTCGCGGTCTGCGGACGCTCGCGAAGCTGATCGCTCCGATCGCTCCCTACCTCGCCGAGGAGCTGTGGACGAAACTCGACGGTGATGGACTGATCGCCGCGGCCGACTGGCCCACTCCCCTGCAGGAGGTGGACGAGTACGCCCTGGAACGCGACCTGGTCCGGACGACGCTGGCCGACGTCCGCGACATCACCGACGTCGTCGACATCACCGACCCCGACCGGATCGAACTCGTCGTCGCCCAGCCCTGGAAGTACGACGCCTACGAGATCGCGCGCGCCGCCGACCCCGACGACGCCATCGTCGGGACGATCATGGAGGAGGATTCGATCCAGCAGCACGGCGACGCGGCGGCCGACTTCGCGAACTGGCTCGCCGCGGAGCAGGCCGGCCTCGAACCGGTGCTCGACGCCGAGCGGGAACACCGGATCATCGAGGAGGCCGCCTGGCTGTTCGCGGAGGAGTTCGACGCCGCCGTCGAGGTCCGCCGCGCCGCGGACGGCGACGACCTCGCGCCGAAGGCCCGACCGAACAAGCCCGCGATCCACATCAGCTGACGGGCCCATCGCTCCCGGAAAACCCCGTGACCGGACGGGTGCCAGCAGCTGTCACTGTGGTTATAAGTGGCTTGCGACCCATATCGCTACCATGGCATTCGACAACGTCACGTTCTTCGAGGTCAACCTGCCCAACGAAGTGTTCAGCAGCGATCGTACCGGCGAAACCGACGTCGAGCACGTCGACGTCGAAGCGGACGACGATTCGGACCAGTCCGGGGGCTCCAAGGGGAAACTGTTCCTCGTCGCGCTCGTGCTCGCCGGTGTCGCCGTCGCAGTCCAGCGATTCCGTTCCGGCGGCGACGACGACGAGGAGATCGAGATGGCCTACGAGGAACCCGGCGTCGAAGTCGAGCGCACCGAGCCCTGACCGGCCAGCCGCTGCCTTTTTTCGCGTCTCTCCCCAACCTCGCACATGCCCGCGCTCGAGGACACCCACATCGTCAACCGCCACCGCGTCCAGCCCAACCACGCCAACAACTACGAGTCGGCCCACGGCGGAATCGTGATGAAGTGGATGGACGAGATCGGCGCGATGTCGGCGATGCGCTTCGCCGGCGAGGCCTGCGTCACCGCGGCCACGGACGGCCTGGAGTTCAAGCGACCGATCCCCGTCGGCGACACCGCCCTCGTCGAGGCGTACGTCTACGACGCCGGCCGGACGAGCGTGAACGTCCGCGTCCGCGCCGCCCGGGAGAACCCCCACACCGGTGAGACCGAGTCCACGACCGACTCGCACTTCGTCTTCGTCGCCATCCGGGACGGGAAACCGACGCCGGTCCCCGAGGAACTCACCGTCGAAACCGAGGCGGGAGAGCGCCTCCGTGCCGAAGCCCTGGAGGGCTCTCAGTAGTCCTCAATCTCGTTGCTCGCGCGCGTCACGGTGGGCACGCTCGACGGACTCGACGAGCAGGTCCCGTTTCTCGCGGTAGACGAGGTGCGATTCACAGCCACAGTCCGAGGCCCCGAAGGCGGCCACCCGCTCGCCGTCGATCCGGGCGGCGATGGCACACTCCGCGTCGACGTCTGCCGTCTTCACCGCGGCGTCCAGTCGCGTGGCCGGGTCGCCGAGCAGGTAGTCGACGTGCCAGTGCCGGACGTCGCGCTCGCCGCTGGCCACCTCGCGGTGGCGGTCGACCCGACTGAACCCGCCCGGGCCGAACGCGCTCCCGACGTAGGCGTACCAGCCCACGGGAAGGGAGACGGCGCCGAGCGCACCGACCTCGACGGCGTCGCTCGCGGTTCGTTCGACGACGAGCGTGTACGTTCCGGCCGCCATCGGTTCTGTCCAACCTTCGCTCGCGGCCAGTCTATGCGTTCCGGCTCCGTCCGTGACGGAGGCCGCTGTTCCCGACCCGGTCCCCACGTTTCATGTATGCTGCACTACATAGTGTCCGTATGCGCCGCCGCCTGCTGGAGAGCCCGACGCTCACCCTCCTCGGGGTGTTCGTCGTCGTGTTCGCCGTCCAGTCGCTCCTCGGAGTCGTCGCCGGTCCGCTCGCGTCCCGTTCCCTGTTCGCCCTCTCGACGCCCGTCGCCGTCGAGCCCTGGACGGTGATCACCAGCGTCTACGCCCACGGCGGCATCTCCCACCTCGCCGCCAACGCCGTGGCGCTCGTCCTCGTCGGCTTCCCGCTCGAACGGGAGACGACGCCGGTGCGCTTCCACGCCTTCTTCCTCCTCACGGGCGCACTCGCCGGCCTCGCCGAGGTGTGGTTCGCCGCGGTCGTCGGGTCGATGCTCCCCGGCATCGTCGCCCAGGTGAACGTCCTCGGCGCCAGCGGCGCCATCTTCGCCCTCTTCGGCTACCTGCTGACGAGCAACCGACTCACCGACCGCGTCGTCGGCGATTTCGAGGTGAGCTCACGGGCCCAGCTCGCCCTGTTCGCCGTCGTCGCCGCGGCTATCACCGTCGCGACGGCGAGCCAGCAGGTCGCCCTCGTCGCCCACTTCACTGGACTGTTACTCGGGCTGCTCGCGGGTCGGCTGCACGTCCTCCGGCGCCGGTCGAACCACCCCGCGCCAGGGGTCGCCTGACCGGGTCGGGACCCGAAACGCCGCTCACACCCCTTCACTTCCACTCGAAACGAACCGGCCCCTCTCCCGTCTCCCGGTTTCGCGGCTGGTTCCCGCGGAGCAAGCGCTCTATCGGGCGATTCTCCACATGAAACGAAGGGGTGGTGGGGTGGGCTGGCGCCGTTCGTCCTTTAGCTGGCCCGGCCTTCGGCCGCGCCAGCCTACTGCTCGCGGGTCGCTCCGCTCCCTGCTCGCAATTACGGCGGGCCGCTCACTCCGTTCGCGCCCCGCCCTACTCCACAAAAACGTCCTCGTGCAACCGCCCAGTAACCTCCTCGGCGAGGGTCTCCAGGTTCTTCGTGTCCTCGCGGTTGTAGGAGATCAGCGTCTCCAGCGAGCCGTCCTGCCCGCGCTCGTGTTCGCGCCAGAGCCGGACGGCGTCCTCGCCGGAGATGTCGGGCCGGTCGCGCTCGATGCCGATGGCCTGCTCGATGGGCTTGAGACCGCCGGAGAGACCGATCTGTTTACAGGTGTACATCAGGTCGAGGTGGGGGATACCGAGGTCGACGTCGTAGCAGGCCTCGAGGAAGGGGACGTCGAAGCGTTTCCCGTTGAAGGAGACCAGCAGGCCCGCGTCGGCGAAGGCCGCGCGGAGCGACTCGGCGGACAGGTCGTCGCCCCGGACCAGCGTCGTCGTCTCGCCGTTCTGGTGGAGACTCACCGTGGTGACGTCGCACCACTGGGGTTCGAGGCCGGTGGTCTCGATGTCGAAGAAACACGCCTGGTCGGCGAACGACTCGTAGAGGCGCCAGCGCTCCCCGGACGGGAATCGCTCGTCGAAGAATGCGACGTTCTCGTCGTCGAGGTGGGACCGCCCCTCGTCGATGAACGCCTCGATGCGCTCGCCCGTCTTCGGTCCGACCGGTTCGGGGTGGAAGTCGTCCCAGTGAGTGACGCCCGCCTCCCACAGCCCGCGCTCGGTCTTCTCGCCGACGCCGTCGACCCCGATGAACGAATTCTCGACCCGCACGACACTAGGTGGGGTCGTGGTCGCAGTTAAACTCGTGGATCGGCCGTCCGCAGTCGGCGGGTCTGCCCCAACGCGACCTGGATCCCACATCCACGCCGCGTCGTCCGCCGGCTGGAGCGACGCCGCCGTTTTTCCCGCTTTCGAACGGGCGGATAGCAGGTGGCTAGTGGAATTTACGACCCGATTAATAATCTTTCCATCGTTAGATTATTTTTCCGAAGATGAAGAGGAAAACAAGGCGTTCGTTCCTTCGCAACGCTGGACTGGGGGGTACCGTGTTACTCGGGCTCGGTGTCGGACCTGGCGCGGGGGCTGCCGAATCGACGACGGGGGTCGAGTGGTCGCTGGCCGACGCGACGTCGGACTGGCCGACGTATCGCGGCACCGCCGCGAGGGCCGGATTCACGTCGGCGGCGGGGCCGGTCGAGGCGCCGGCGTCGCGTCGCTTCGCGGAGTCGGGACCGTCTATCGACAGCAACCTGGCCGTCGCGGACGGCGTGGCCTACTTCGTCCGGAACCGGGCGCGACCGAGCCTGGCCGCGTTCGACCTGGACCAGGAGACGACGGTCTGGGAGACGGACGTCACGCCGGGATCGGCGGCCGGCGTGACCCTCGCTGACGACACGGTCTACGTCGTCGGCGGGTCCCAGCAGTCGCCCGAGTGCGTCCCGGTCCCGCCCACGCTGGCGGCGGTCGACGCCGCCGACGGGACCGTCGAGTGGGACCACGAGTTCGACCCCGTCACGGTCACCTGGCCGACAGTCGCCGACGGCCGGACGTTCGTGGTGGCGGACGACTCGCTCGTCGCTATCGACGACGGCGGGGCCGTCGCGTGGCGAACGGATCTGGCGGACGGCACGGCCGCCGACCGCACGCTCGTCCCGACTGTCGCGGACGATCTCGTGGTCACGGCGGACGACGACGGCG contains the following coding sequences:
- a CDS encoding PQQ-binding-like beta-propeller repeat protein, coding for MKRKTRRSFLRNAGLGGTVLLGLGVGPGAGAAESTTGVEWSLADATSDWPTYRGTAARAGFTSAAGPVEAPASRRFAESGPSIDSNLAVADGVAYFVRNRARPSLAAFDLDQETTVWETDVTPGSAAGVTLADDTVYVVGGSQQSPECVPVPPTLAAVDAADGTVEWDHEFDPVTVTWPTVADGRTFVVADDSLVAIDDGGAVAWRTDLADGTAADRTLVPTVADDLVVTADDDGVVAVDQADGSEAWRLDVPDAGRPSIADGSVYATTRHGVVAIDLADGSERWHASGSPSDGSVDPSGAPAVGPDRLYVPVDEEHVAALSTADGSTEWRSDRLGDVSVVGGGQTVYAAVSDPESRQVAVYALDSADGETRWEFEPESPFPVQSPAVTGGALLFGGEALTVLVTE
- a CDS encoding rhomboid family intramembrane serine protease; this translates as MRRRLLESPTLTLLGVFVVVFAVQSLLGVVAGPLASRSLFALSTPVAVEPWTVITSVYAHGGISHLAANAVALVLVGFPLERETTPVRFHAFFLLTGALAGLAEVWFAAVVGSMLPGIVAQVNVLGASGAIFALFGYLLTSNRLTDRVVGDFEVSSRAQLALFAVVAAAITVATASQQVALVAHFTGLLLGLLAGRLHVLRRRSNHPAPGVA
- a CDS encoding GIY-YIG nuclease family protein, which codes for MAAGTYTLVVERTASDAVEVGALGAVSLPVGWYAYVGSAFGPGGFSRVDRHREVASGERDVRHWHVDYLLGDPATRLDAAVKTADVDAECAIAARIDGERVAAFGASDCGCESHLVYREKRDLLVESVERAHRDAREQRD
- a CDS encoding ribonuclease H-like domain-containing protein — protein: MRVENSFIGVDGVGEKTERGLWEAGVTHWDDFHPEPVGPKTGERIEAFIDEGRSHLDDENVAFFDERFPSGERWRLYESFADQACFFDIETTGLEPQWCDVTTVSLHQNGETTTLVRGDDLSAESLRAAFADAGLLVSFNGKRFDVPFLEACYDVDLGIPHLDLMYTCKQIGLSGGLKPIEQAIGIERDRPDISGEDAVRLWREHERGQDGSLETLISYNREDTKNLETLAEEVTGRLHEDVFVE